The sequence below is a genomic window from Desulfuromonas sp. TF.
ATTTTTTCAACCTTGAGAATAAGAACCGACGGCCCGCCCTGACCCTCGTCATCGTCGGGGAAACCCTGACCGCCACCGTGGGAAAGGCCTGGTGGGATGACCGGCGCGATAAGATCTGGAAATACAGGTCATGATGAACGTCTCTGTCGTTGATCCCGGGAGGTCGATCTGCTGTTCGACGGCGTCCCGGAGAATGTATTCACCCAATTCTGACTAATCCCGATGTTCCCGAAGGGAAATAATAGCCGTGATTAAACTGCTGCACACCGCGGACCTTCATCTCGACGCGCCCTTTCCGTCTCTCGACGAAAAGGAGTCGCTGCGCCGGAATGATTTTCTCCAGACTTTCGAGCGACTGCTGACCCTCGCGATCAAGAACGAGGTCGATCTTTTTCTTGTGGCCGGCGATCTCTTCGATTCGCCCCGCCCCTCCGCCGCCGTGGTCGGCAAGGTCCAGGCCGGACTCAAACGCCTCTCCGATCGCGGGATCGTGCCGGTGCTCCTGCCGGGGACTCACGACAGCACGGTCGCCGCCGATTCGGTTTACCGGCGAACTGAGTTCCCCGGAGCGGTGGTCCTTGACGCGGCCGTGGTGGATGAGCCCGTCTCCCTGTCCGTCGGCGGCCGTCAGGTATATCTCTACGGCTTCGCCTATCGCAGCTTCGCTTCGGAGGACGCTCTCTCCGGCATGGTGCGCCGCTCCGCCGAAGGGATTCACATCGGGATACTGCACGGCTCGCGCCAGGGGAGCCCTGAGTGGGAATATCGAAAAAAGGATCTCCCCTTCACTCTGGCGCAGCTCAAGGGCTGGGGACTCGACTACGTAGCCCTCGGGCATTACCATGGCTTCGAGGTGCTGGAGGAGGACGGGCGCGCTTACGCCTGTTATCCCGGCTCGCCGGAGGGGAAACGCTTCGGTGAAAACGGCCCCCGTTATTGCGCTCTGGTCACTCTGGACGCCGATGGAGCAGAAGTGACCAGAAAGACGGTAAACAGCCGCACCCTGGAGGAGCGGGCTCTTGATCTTTCCAGTTGCGAAGGCCTGGATAGCGCCTCGGCGGCGATAAGCGCCCTGGGTGGGCCCGATCTTCTGCTGCGGCTTACCCTGACAGGAATCGTGGAAGCCCCCCTCGATCTCGACGCCCTGCGCGCCCGCTGCGACAGCGACTTCTTCCATCTGCAGTTCCAGGATAAAACCCGGCTCTTCGACAGCGATTTCGCCCGTCGCATCGAAGGGGAGGAAACCGTGCGAGGCGTCTTCGTCCGCCGCGCACGCCGGCTCATGGAAGAGGCCCCTGCGGAACAGAAGGGGCTCGTGGAGGAGGCTTTTCGGGAAGTCCTGGTTCGCTTCGGCGCCTTCGGCGGAGGTGCCTCATGATTCTGCGCAGTCTGGAGCTGAAGCATTTCGGCAAATTCACCGAAGCTGCCTTTGAATTCCGCCGCGGCCTGAATCTCGTGGTCGGTCCCAATGAAGCGGGGAAGTCGACATTGATGGAAGCCGTCCCCGCCGTCCTTTTCGGCCTTCGCAACAAGGAGCGGTTCAAGTCCTGGGGACGTCAGGGCAGCTCCTCCGCCGCTCTGGTTCTCGAGAGCCGGGGGCGCACCGTGCGGGTTGAAAGAGATCTGCTGACCGACCGGGTGACCCTCGTCGAGCGGGACGATCTCTATCACGTCCTGTACAGCTTCGAAGGGAAAGCAGCCCCCCAGGGGCGCTCTTCGGAGCGGGTGGAATACCTGGAACAACTGGCCCGCATTTTCGGCATCGCCGAGGAAGACGTTTTTCGCGCCTCTCTTTTCTTCGGCCAGGGAACCCTCGAAATCTCCGGACAGGGAGCTCTGACGGGAAAGCTCAAGACCCTTCTCTCCGGTTTCGTGGAGGTCGATTACGACAAGGTCCTCCATTCCCTGACTGAGGATTATTTCGCCATCACCCGGGAGAACCCCTGGGGGAAGGACAAGACCCGTGGCCGGGAACTCGACGATATCCGCGGCCGGCTTGCAGAGGTGGAGGTGCGCTGGTTCGAGTCGCAGGAGAAACTGAAGGAGCTTGCCGCCCTGCGCGAGCGACTGGATGCCCTGAAGGCCGGCATCGAGTCGGACGGTGCGGAGTATGCCAAGGGGGAGCGGTATCTGGCCTGGGTGCGAAAGCAGTGGCATCTCGGGGAAAAGGAAGAGTCTCTGAGGCGTGACTTCAATCGGGTGAACCGACAGGTGGGGAAGATCGCCGAACTGCAGCAGGAACGAAGCCGCCTGGCGGAGGAGATGAAGAAGACGGGTCTGCCGGCGGATATCCCCGAAGACCTCCCGTCGATCCTGACCGAGGCGGAAAAGATCCGCAAGGAGCTAGTGGGCCTGCAGGGTGAATCGGCGGCGCTGCGCCAGCAGCTCCTGGCCCAGCGTGGAGCCCCCTGGCGTCTGGCCGGTGGGGCATCGCTGGTATTGGCGGCTCTCGCCGCGGTCCTTGGATGGATATGGTCAGGCCGGCTCGTCCAGATTCTGATGGGAACGGGACTTCTTCTCGCTCCGGTCTGGGGCTGGTTTCTTTGGCGGCTGGGACTGTGCCGGTCCGAGCGGAGCCGGCTTCAGGGGCAGGCTCAGATTCTCGAACGGCAGAGGGAAGAGGCCCAGGGGAGACTGGCGGCCCTGGACGAGCGCTTCGAAAGGATCGGGCTGTCCCCTTCTGCCGTGGAAATCGTCCGGATGCAGAAGAATCTCGAGCGGCACCGGCAGCTTGCGGATAAGCTCCGGGATGTCGCCAGCGCCCTGAAAGTTCTGGAAGATTCCGACGAACTGGGCCGCGAGAAGGAAAACCTCACCCGGGAAATGGCCGTCCTCGACGAACGTCTCGAACAGCAGCGGCCGCTCCACCGCGACGGCCTGCTGTCTCCGGAGGAGCTGCCCGAGGCCGAAGAAAAGCTCCGAGCCTTGGGGGAAAGCCTGCGGCTGCGAGAGGCCGAACTTCTGGAGATGACCCGCCGGGAAGCAGCTCTGCACGGAGAACTTTCCCGGACGGAGGAACTGGAAGAAGAGGGGGAGCGGCTCAAAGAGAGGGAGTCGGTCCTGGCCCGCCGCAAGGAGGCGCTTGCCCTGGGCCGGGACCTCCTCTCCGGAGCGGTCGACGAGTTTCGCCGGACGTACCTGGGCCGTTTCGCCGCCGATATCGGCCGCAACCTGGCCCTGGTGACGGGAGGGTGCTACGCAGAGGCGCGCCTTGGTGAGGACATGAGCATTTCTTTGCGGGGCAAAGGCAACAGCTGGCAGCCGGTGGAGCATTTCAGCAGGGGGACGATCGATGCCCTTTATTTCGCCCTTCGTCTCTCCCTGACCCGCCATCTCTCGCCGGGACGCCACCTGCCCCTGCTTCTTGACGACCCCCTGGTCAATCTCGACCGCTTTCGCCTTTCGGAAACTCTCAAGATGCTCGAATTATTGAGCCGAGAGCATCAGGTGGTTCTGTTCGCCCACGACGAAAATCTCCTCCGTCGCGCCGCCCGGGACCGCTGGCACGTGGTATCTTTGGCAGAGATGAAAAACCACCCACCCTCAACGGACCAGGAAAGGAGCGAAGATGTCGGACAGCTGTATCTTCTGTAAAATTATCGCCGGGGAGATCCCCGGCAAGATCGTCTATGAGGACGAGGTGCTGATCGCCCTGGAGGACGTCAATCCCAAGGCTCCGCATCACTACCTGATCATTCCCCGCAAGCACATTCGCACCACCCTCGACCTGACCACCGCCGACAACGACATGGTCGGCCACATCTTCCAGGTGGCGGGGAAGATCGCTCATGACATGGAGTTCGCCGAAGACGGATTTCGCATCGTCAACAACTGCAACGAGGGGGGCGGGCAGGCCGTGTGGCATATCCATTTCCACCTGCTGGGAGGACGTGACCTGACCTGGCCACCGGGGTAGAGAGGGCAGGAACCGTTGTGAACGTTCTTGAAACCGACGTGTTGGTCGTCGGCGGCGGGCTGGCCGGTCTGTGCGCGGCTCTGGAGGCCCGCCGGTCCGGCCGGAGGGTTCTGCTGCTGAGCAAGAGGAGGGCTGGCCGCAGCGGCAATACCATCTTGGCCGCCTGCAATATCTCCGGCGCCTTTTCCGATGACGACGACGCGGTTGAGGATTTTAGCCGTGACACTCTGGAGGGGGGACGAGGGATCGCCGACCCGGCTCTGGTGCGCGTCCTGGCTGAGGAGTCCGCGGCGGCGGTTTCCTTTCTTGAGGACTGCGGGGTCCGGTTCCTGCGAGATGCCGAACGGCTTCAGTACAGGCTCGTTCCGGGGCATGGCCGACCGCGGACCATCTGCACCGAACGGCACGGCATTCCCGTGCAGACCGCCGGGCTGTCGCTGACCCTCCCTTTGCTGTCCGCGGTCCGGGAAGCCGGAGTGCAGATCGTCGAAAATCATATGGCGGTCCGCCTGGTCAGGAAGGACGGCCGGATTCAGGGGTGCGTTGGGACAGGGGAGGACGGTCGCTTGAGTCATATTGTCTGCGGTGCCGCGGTGCTTGCCTGCGGAGGCGGCGGACGGCTGTACTCCCGCAGCAACAATACCCGGGAGATCACAGGCGACGGGTTCGCCCTGGCATATGATGCCGGAGCCCGGCTTCGGGATATGGAATTCATCCAGTTTCATCCGGCCATGGGGATCGCTCCCGTTAAGAGCATCCTTCCCACCACCCTGTTCGGGGACGGGGCTGTTCTGCGCAACAACCGCGGGGAGCGTTTTCTGTTAAAATGCGTTTCCGGCGGGGAACGGGAGGCCACCCGGGACGAAATGAGCCGGGCCATCTTCGCCGAGGTGGAAAACGGAAGAGGAGTGAAAGGGGGCGTTCTGCTCGATCTGACTCCGATCCCGCTTGAGGCCCGAAACCGCTACGGAGATCTGTGGGACCTTCTGGGCCGACGGGGGTGCGATCCCGGACAGGATCCTGTCGTGGTCGGCTTGGCCGTCCACTTTTTCATGGGCGGGATGTTGATCGACCGTGACGGCGCTTCCACGGTTCCGGGACTTTACGGTGCCGGCGAAGTGACGGCAGGGGTGCATGGGGCCAATCGCCTCGGCGGCAATGCACTCATGGAGGCCGTTGTCTTCGGCCGGATCGCCGGCCGTTCCGCCGCAGAAGGATTTCGCGGCCCGACGATCGAAACATTTCCCGACCCGGAGCTTCCGACGATGGAAGAGCGCCCGGAGGAGCTGCTGGAGATTCGACGGGACCTGGGGTCTCTCCTGTGGCGGGAAGCGGGCGTCATTCGATCCCGGGATTCTCTCGAGAGAGGTCTTGCCGCCTTGGGGGCGGCGGCCGAGCGTTTCAAGAACTGCGGCCCCGGGAAGAAGCCGGCCTTGTGGTTCGAAACCCGCAACATGCTG
It includes:
- a CDS encoding DNA repair exonuclease — translated: MIKLLHTADLHLDAPFPSLDEKESLRRNDFLQTFERLLTLAIKNEVDLFLVAGDLFDSPRPSAAVVGKVQAGLKRLSDRGIVPVLLPGTHDSTVAADSVYRRTEFPGAVVLDAAVVDEPVSLSVGGRQVYLYGFAYRSFASEDALSGMVRRSAEGIHIGILHGSRQGSPEWEYRKKDLPFTLAQLKGWGLDYVALGHYHGFEVLEEDGRAYACYPGSPEGKRFGENGPRYCALVTLDADGAEVTRKTVNSRTLEERALDLSSCEGLDSASAAISALGGPDLLLRLTLTGIVEAPLDLDALRARCDSDFFHLQFQDKTRLFDSDFARRIEGEETVRGVFVRRARRLMEEAPAEQKGLVEEAFREVLVRFGAFGGGAS
- a CDS encoding ATP-binding protein, with protein sequence MILRSLELKHFGKFTEAAFEFRRGLNLVVGPNEAGKSTLMEAVPAVLFGLRNKERFKSWGRQGSSSAALVLESRGRTVRVERDLLTDRVTLVERDDLYHVLYSFEGKAAPQGRSSERVEYLEQLARIFGIAEEDVFRASLFFGQGTLEISGQGALTGKLKTLLSGFVEVDYDKVLHSLTEDYFAITRENPWGKDKTRGRELDDIRGRLAEVEVRWFESQEKLKELAALRERLDALKAGIESDGAEYAKGERYLAWVRKQWHLGEKEESLRRDFNRVNRQVGKIAELQQERSRLAEEMKKTGLPADIPEDLPSILTEAEKIRKELVGLQGESAALRQQLLAQRGAPWRLAGGASLVLAALAAVLGWIWSGRLVQILMGTGLLLAPVWGWFLWRLGLCRSERSRLQGQAQILERQREEAQGRLAALDERFERIGLSPSAVEIVRMQKNLERHRQLADKLRDVASALKVLEDSDELGREKENLTREMAVLDERLEQQRPLHRDGLLSPEELPEAEEKLRALGESLRLREAELLEMTRREAALHGELSRTEELEEEGERLKERESVLARRKEALALGRDLLSGAVDEFRRTYLGRFAADIGRNLALVTGGCYAEARLGEDMSISLRGKGNSWQPVEHFSRGTIDALYFALRLSLTRHLSPGRHLPLLLDDPLVNLDRFRLSETLKMLELLSREHQVVLFAHDENLLRRAARDRWHVVSLAEMKNHPPSTDQERSEDVGQLYLL
- a CDS encoding histidine triad nucleotide-binding protein — encoded protein: MSDSCIFCKIIAGEIPGKIVYEDEVLIALEDVNPKAPHHYLIIPRKHIRTTLDLTTADNDMVGHIFQVAGKIAHDMEFAEDGFRIVNNCNEGGGQAVWHIHFHLLGGRDLTWPPG
- a CDS encoding L-aspartate oxidase, with product MNVLETDVLVVGGGLAGLCAALEARRSGRRVLLLSKRRAGRSGNTILAACNISGAFSDDDDAVEDFSRDTLEGGRGIADPALVRVLAEESAAAVSFLEDCGVRFLRDAERLQYRLVPGHGRPRTICTERHGIPVQTAGLSLTLPLLSAVREAGVQIVENHMAVRLVRKDGRIQGCVGTGEDGRLSHIVCGAAVLACGGGGRLYSRSNNTREITGDGFALAYDAGARLRDMEFIQFHPAMGIAPVKSILPTTLFGDGAVLRNNRGERFLLKCVSGGEREATRDEMSRAIFAEVENGRGVKGGVLLDLTPIPLEARNRYGDLWDLLGRRGCDPGQDPVVVGLAVHFFMGGMLIDRDGASTVPGLYGAGEVTAGVHGANRLGGNALMEAVVFGRIAGRSAAEGFRGPTIETFPDPELPTMEERPEELLEIRRDLGSLLWREAGVIRSRDSLERGLAALGAAAERFKNCGPGKKPALWFETRNMLTVSRLVLESALHRPESRGAHFRSDYPFGDEQWRGSLELEKPIDHLDPVISFVRAEG